CGCCTGGGAGGCGATCGTGCGCGACGGCGGCGAGCGCGGCGCGGCCGGCGGCGAGACCTGGGTGGTCTCGTCGGGCGGCCCGATCGCGGTAATCGTGGCGGCGCTGGTCGGCGCCGATCCGGCGCGCACCTTCGACTTCGCCTGGCCGCTCGTCAACACCAGCGTGTCGCGCATTCGCGGCGGGCGGCGCGGCGCGCTGCTCGTCACCTACAACGCGTGGCCGCATCTCGACGCGGCGGCCGACGCCGCGCTCGTCACACACCGGTGAGCGCGTAAGCGCTGCCGGCCGAGGTGTTGCGTTACCCGGTTTTCCGTTTTCCTACAGCGAGATTCGACACGATGATAGCTCCCAATCTGTTCGACCTGAGCGGCAAGATCGCGCTCGTCAGCGGCGCGAGCCGCGGCATCGGCGAGGAAGCCGCGCGCCTGCTGGCCGCGTTCGGCGCCCATGTGATCGTCGCGAGCCGGCGCATCGACGACTGCCGGCGCGTGGCCGAGGCGATCACGGCCGACGGCGGCTCGGCCGAGGCCGCCGCCTGCCATATCGGCGAGCCCGGCCAGATCGAGGCGCTCTACGCCGGCCTCGACGCGCGCCATGGCCGGCTCGACGTGCTCGTCAACAACGCCGCCGCGAATCCGTACTACGGCCCGATCGTCGATACCGGCCTCGACGCGTTCCAGAAGACCGTCGACGTCAACATCCGCGGCTACTTCTTCATGTCGACGCACGGCGCGCGCCGGATGGCCGCGAACGGCGGCGGCGCGATCGTCAACGTGGCCTCGGTGAACGGCGTGATCCCCG
The window above is part of the Burkholderia glumae LMG 2196 = ATCC 33617 genome. Proteins encoded here:
- a CDS encoding SDR family oxidoreductase, giving the protein MIAPNLFDLSGKIALVSGASRGIGEEAARLLAAFGAHVIVASRRIDDCRRVAEAITADGGSAEAAACHIGEPGQIEALYAGLDARHGRLDVLVNNAAANPYYGPIVDTGLDAFQKTVDVNIRGYFFMSTHGARRMAANGGGAIVNVASVNGVIPGDQQGIYSITKAAVISMTKAFAIECAAGGVRCNALLPGLTDTKFASALTRTPALLERVLAHVPMRRVAQPSEMAGAILFLASAASSYTTGAVLNVDGGYLSV